Within Engraulis encrasicolus isolate BLACKSEA-1 chromosome 8, IST_EnEncr_1.0, whole genome shotgun sequence, the genomic segment GATGGCACCTTCGACATCAAAAGGTTAGTAGCCCAGCCTACTTGGAATAATGACTCACAACCACAAAATATTTATCACCAGTTATCCATGCTTTCTGCTTTGATGTTGAACCTACATGGACCTACATTTTCTTTACATATTAAATTGAATtatattttatgcatttatttcagcTGGAATTAAGCGCCCAGTGACCGAAGAAGACAAAGGCTGGACAAGGCAGTCTTTGGCGCAATTTGGGCGTTTCACAGGTCTGGGCTTTATTTTAGCCCCAGAAATACATCAggtatgctttctgttttttatatttttgatgTATTGTTATAATCATCCCAAGGTCTATACATTCTCTCGACTAGGAGTGTCGTGATAACCAAAAtacctgacaatgacaataataatctaacacttggaaatccaaaataatactgtacgataggctaccagattactgaggcctactgtacacagttaGCATTTACAACTTCTCATGTCAAAGCTGCAATCGTAGTGAATAGCTGAACAAATTCATTTCTACAATGACAAATCCACACTGACTATTTCCTCATCACTTCAGAATGACGGCCAAACCAGAGGGCACAAACACTCCTTGCATTTATTTTAGATATACTTTTTGCCTGTGCTGTGTAACCAACATATATTTGTGTGCCATATTGTTCTATGCATAAGTCTGTTTTTTCCCTTGATAATTGTTGGGGCAGGAATTTGACCCATCCCTACCAGAGAAACTATTTGATGGGATACTGGCCAGTCAGGAGTACAGCGATGCTCAAGACAAAGAGGACTTCATCATGACGTCTCTTGCTGTCAGCCAGCAACAAAAAGAAGCCATCGAGAGGGCCACAGTTGGGCAGACGAGCAATGCATTATGGTAAGTACACATGGGCAACACAGCGCCAATGTTGGAGGatgtttattcagttatttgatattgtagaaaaagctgctcacagacatgagactcaattcattttgaaatggtaactttttgactttaaacacaaacaaaataatgtaaatgtaatcgaCACTTGTACAATTATTCTGCTTGGGTCAGAAAGTTGCCATTTGGATTGACATGAGTTTTGTGTCGTATTTCCTTAATCATCTATGTGTCAACTAAAATGGCTTTCTCTGTAACAGGGCAGCATATCGCAAGAAGAGGATCACAGCGAGcaactttggtttggttttgtctgCAGTCAGAAGACAGTCTTTCCCACCTTCATTGTTCAAGACACTGCTGGGAGAATACAACCCCAAACAAGGAGCTCGTGTGAGTAGCGAACACACCGTGTAATTTTTTAGCCATTTACTAGGCTACCATTTACTAGGCTACTTTGctatttatttgcttttgattCTTACACTTGTGTTTCATTCTCTGTCCCCAGGCATGTGATTGGGGAATCGTGCACGAGAAAGAGGCCAAAAAGAAGTTCATGGAACAAAGTGGGGAGACCATCCTGGAGAAGGGACTGTTCCTGTCTGACAGTGGGCTGCTTGGGGCCTCCCCAGATGGACTTCTACTGTCCAGCAATTACCTTGTGGAGGTGAAATGCCCATATTCTGCCAGAGAGAAAACAATCGCTCAGGCAGCAGAGGCAAAGGACTTTTACCTGTACGTGGACCAAGTCACCGGGCTATTTAGGTTGAAGAACACCCACAACTACTGGCATCAGATTCAGGGCAACCTGCACCTGACAGAGGCTACCACCTGTCATCTAGTTGTATGGACAACTCAGGACATGGCCATTGTAGAGATTAAAAAAGACCCAGCCTGGGTCAGCAATCTTAAGGTCCTGGAAAATTTTTACAAGGACCATTTTCTGCCCCGTGCTCTCTTCAATAACAAATAAATGTTAACTTATTGAACTTATTTACTGAtatgtgtcatattttttttacacattctgaAATCAGGGGTTATGAAAGTCAGCATTGAATTTACACTGGACACAGCATGTGTCTTTAGGAAGTTGTCTCATCTTGCATCTAGCCTTACAAAGGGAATGTCCAAGTACTTGCAAGGTAATGAAAGAACCGCACACCGTGAGCTCCCATTTACTCTTTTATTTACTCTTCTCCCATTTACTCttactatttttttattccagtgatgtttcggaataaaaatggtgtaaatgggagcttatcagtgtgcagttctttcattaccttacaagtacttcacattttgaacctgcacccaaccaacaaaaaagaatgtggatgtgtgtgagattggacttgaatgcccaagtacttaacactgttctatgctccaaaatacttcatggtacattaactgaattatttccttaaagttatcttgttttgtccaacacctgcgccgctggaatgcccaagtacttatcttagatattcattctacattaaacaatattactgtgtgaatataatgcaaaagacaaacacaaattaagacatactataacatttatttatatacaatatTATGATAACTGATTATTTATGATGACTGGTAAGATCAGACATCTACTTCCCTCAGGATGGGTGTCTGTAAgttcatcaagcacacacacacactttccagatcTTGTTTCCATGTTTCTTGTACTGATGTGGGATCTCTTTTAAAATCCGAAATGTTTTCAGGCGCTGAATAGAACGTTCCACATGGACTCTGGCACTGGCAATCAGTCTATTATACTGAACTTCCTGCAATGTGAACTGTCCATCGACAAGGAATGTGGGGATGTTGAGGGAAACACCTTCGGGCAAAATGTCGCGGATGGTGAAGCCCTTGTCAGCCATCACCATGTCCCCTGGAACAAGTTGTTCCAGCACTCCACTGTCAGCTGTTATGGCTTTGTCGGATATGCTCCCACCATACAGTTCACTAACAAACGTGATAACTCCATTGGGCGCCACACCGACCAGAGCCTTAAGTGTGGTGCATCCTTTGTAATGGCTGTACAGCTTACTTTG encodes:
- the LOC134454030 gene encoding uncharacterized protein LOC134454030 isoform X1 yields the protein MSTAKEPVTFFTVTSYFASHPKSVKKGLNSYNSNRVISVNVMSGGSLKGKVQASMKKKEYEVEVHVEDQEVTDSRCTCAVGLAKCHHIAALLIWAEKNMTRTDVECVWRRPTAPKTEDVVAKRLSVMAPSTSKAGIKRPVTEEDKGWTRQSLAQFGRFTGLGFILAPEIHQEFDPSLPEKLFDGILASQEYSDAQDKEDFIMTSLAVSQQQKEAIERATVGQTSNALWAAYRKKRITASNFGLVLSAVRRQSFPPSLFKTLLGEYNPKQGARACDWGIVHEKEAKKKFMEQSGETILEKGLFLSDSGLLGASPDGLLLSSNYLVEVKCPYSAREKTIAQAAEAKDFYLYVDQVTGLFRLKNTHNYWHQIQGNLHLTEATTCHLVVWTTQDMAIVEIKKDPAWVSNLKVLENFYKDHFLPRALFNNK
- the LOC134454030 gene encoding uncharacterized protein LOC134454030 isoform X2 gives rise to the protein MTRTDVECVWRRPTAPKTEDVVAKRLSVMAPSTSKAGIKRPVTEEDKGWTRQSLAQFGRFTGLGFILAPEIHQEFDPSLPEKLFDGILASQEYSDAQDKEDFIMTSLAVSQQQKEAIERATVGQTSNALWAAYRKKRITASNFGLVLSAVRRQSFPPSLFKTLLGEYNPKQGARACDWGIVHEKEAKKKFMEQSGETILEKGLFLSDSGLLGASPDGLLLSSNYLVEVKCPYSAREKTIAQAAEAKDFYLYVDQVTGLFRLKNTHNYWHQIQGNLHLTEATTCHLVVWTTQDMAIVEIKKDPAWVSNLKVLENFYKDHFLPRALFNNK